The sequence CGCGGGCCTGCCCGTCCCGGCGGCCGAGGGCAGCCGCGTGGGCCTCTTCGATCGCGTCCTCACCGACGTGGGCGACGACCAGAGCCTGCACAAGAACCTCTCCACGTTCAGCGCGCACGTGAAGAACCTCGCCGAGGTGCTCGAGGCCACGCACCGCGGCGTCCTCGTGCTGCTCGACGAGCTGGCGACGGGCACCGATCCGCGGGAGGGCGAGGCCCTCGCGGCGGGGCTGCTCGACTCGCTCACAGCCCGCGGCGGCACGGTCGGCGCGACGACCCACTACGAGGGGCTGAAGGCGCTCGCGCTCGCCGATCCACGCTTCGTGAACGCGAGCGTGGGCTTCGACTACGCCACCATGACGCCCACGTTCGAGCTCGCCATGGGCGTGCCGGGCCGCTCGAGCGCCCTCGCGGTCGCCGCCCGGTTCGGTCTCCCGCGGACCGTGCTGGACCGCGCGGAGCGCTTCCTCTCGCGCGAGGACCTCGCGTTCGAGTCAACGGTCAAGAAACTTGACGATGAGCGGGCCGCCCTCGCGCTCGCGCGCGCCGAGGCGACGCGCAGGGCCGAAGAGCTCGCGCGCGCGCAGGAGGAGGTCGCGGCCGAGCTCGCGCGCCTGCGCGCCCGCGGGAGCAAGGAGCTCGCGCTGGAGGCGGAGTCGCTGCGGCGCGGGCTCGAGCGCGCCCGCGACGGGCTCCGGGCGGCGCAGGCGACGCTGCGCGGTCGACGCGCCGATCCCGCGGAGCTCGCGGAGGCCCAGCGGGCGCTGACGCGGGCGTTCGCAGAGGTGTCGCTCGGCGGCGCTCTCGAGCCGCTCCTCGCCGCTCGAGGCGACGACCCGATCCCCCGCGCCCCGCTCGCGCCCGCGCAGGTGCGGCGGGGAGCCCGCGCCTGGGTCGCGCGCCTCCGGGCGGAGGCCGAGATCCTCGAGGTCGCGAGCGACGGCATCGTCCGCGTCGCGGCCGGCGCGCTGCGCGTGAAGGTCCCGGTCACCGAGCTCTTCGCCGCGGAGACCACGGCCGAGCGGCCTCGCGCGCGGAGGCCCTCTGCGCTCCAGGGTGACGCGACGGACCGCCCGCGAGAGGCCATCCAGACCGGCGACAACACCTGCGATCTGCGAGGGCTCCGCGTCGATGACGCCGTCGCGATGGCGATGGTCTTCCTCGACCGCGCGCTCAACGCCGGCGCGCGCGTGTGCTTCCTCGTGCACGGCCACGGCACGGGCGCGGTGCGCGACGCCGTGCGGCGAGAGCTCTCCGAGAGCGCGTATGTGGAGCACTTCCGGCCGGGCGGCTCGCACGAGGGAGGCGACGGCGCCACGGTCGTGCACCTCGCGTAGCGAGAGGTTCGCGCGCGCGAGTGCGCGGCCCGGTGGACGGCGACCCGTGCAAATGGTGTGACTGCTGGATGGCCAAGCGAAAGAGCGAGCGCCCAACCCGAAACGGCCTCGGGACACGCCTCCTGACGCCGCGGTTGCTGCTACGTCCGCCCGCGGAAGACCACGGCGCGTCGATCGCGCGGGCGCTCCGTCGGAACGCCGCTCACCTCGCGCGCGTGAGCCCCAGCGTGCCGCCCTCGTCCTCGCTCGTCGCGGTCGCCCAGCGCGTCGCGGCCGAGCGGCGCGAGTTCACTCGCGGGACCACCTTCGCGTTCTACGCGTTCATTCGCGCGGCCGCCGCGCCCCCCGCCGGGCCCCCGGACGTGGTCGCGAAGGTCGTCCTGAGCGGTGTGCACCGCGGGGCGCTGCAGGGCGCTTACTTGGGCTACTGGGTCGACGCGCGGCACGAGGGGCAGGGGCTCGCCTACGAGGCTGTGCGCGCGGTCATCGAGTTCGCCATGACGGACGCGCGGCTGCACCGACTCCAGGCCGCGATCCAGCCCTGGAACGCACGCAGCGTGGCGCTCGTGCGGCGCCTCGGGTTTCGGCACGAGGGGCTGGCGCGGCGCTACCTGGACGTCGGTGGCGGCTGGCAGGACCACGAGGTCTACGCCCTCACGTCCGAGGAGTGGCGCTACGGACCCGCGCCCGTTTGAGCTCGGCGCGGGAGCACGAAACCTCGCTACAAGCCAACAGCATGGTCGCGGCGATTGAACCCCATCGCGCATGTACGTTCATATTGATTCCTCCAGGAGGCGGACTGCGGCCGGCGGACGTGAGTGCAGTGCTCAATGTGCTCAATGCCAACGGTCGGTGCGCGCCGCCATGAGCTGCTCGAGCTCGGACGCCGCGCGAGCTGCGCCCCCGGCGGCACGAAAGCCGGCGGCGACCCGGCCGGCGCCTTCATTGAGAGCCATCGCGGCGTGCACCGCGGCGCGCAGACGCGCCGGGGTGAGCGACCTTCGGTCGATACGCACGCCCGCGCGCGCGACCTCGACGTGACGAGCGACCTCGAGCTGGTCGCGTCCGAACGGGACGACGCAGACCGGGACGCTGGCCGCGAGCGCCTTCTGGGTGATGCCCATGCCCCCATGGCAGACCACACACGCGGCGCGCTCCAGCAGCGGACCATGCGCGACGAAGCGCTCGACGCGAACGTTCGCGCGTGCGCGCGGGC comes from Myxococcales bacterium and encodes:
- a CDS encoding Smr/MutS family protein; translated protein: MPPLDPSPCPAKTRRDLEWDRLLAALADRCAGVPGKKLALALPFAATREDAVRRLGEASEAAALRRRGEPLPTAALPDLGVSLDRARAEGVLSPVELRALAAALESARTTRRFLASRRATCPLLHAALTTDPTLDALEGELSGSFDPDGTLADRASPRLRELRSERDATRARMLSRLEELMRRYEGILQDSFVTEREGRWVLPVRKDAHERFPGLVHATSGSGATLFVEPRAVIPLGNRLKVLDADVEREELAVYARLSGLVRDALPSATAAVEALATADVLAAISALAEDASLTFPELCAGPELTLVGARHPLLTLDGVAVVPSDASLAGGRAMIISGPNAGGKTVVLKTLGLAALMVRAGLPVPAAEGSRVGLFDRVLTDVGDDQSLHKNLSTFSAHVKNLAEVLEATHRGVLVLLDELATGTDPREGEALAAGLLDSLTARGGTVGATTHYEGLKALALADPRFVNASVGFDYATMTPTFELAMGVPGRSSALAVAARFGLPRTVLDRAERFLSREDLAFESTVKKLDDERAALALARAEATRRAEELARAQEEVAAELARLRARGSKELALEAESLRRGLERARDGLRAAQATLRGRRADPAELAEAQRALTRAFAEVSLGGALEPLLAARGDDPIPRAPLAPAQVRRGARAWVARLRAEAEILEVASDGIVRVAAGALRVKVPVTELFAAETTAERPRARRPSALQGDATDRPREAIQTGDNTCDLRGLRVDDAVAMAMVFLDRALNAGARVCFLVHGHGTGAVRDAVRRELSESAYVEHFRPGGSHEGGDGATVVHLA
- a CDS encoding GNAT family N-acetyltransferase, translated to MAKRKSERPTRNGLGTRLLTPRLLLRPPAEDHGASIARALRRNAAHLARVSPSVPPSSSLVAVAQRVAAERREFTRGTTFAFYAFIRAAAAPPAGPPDVVAKVVLSGVHRGALQGAYLGYWVDARHEGQGLAYEAVRAVIEFAMTDARLHRLQAAIQPWNARSVALVRRLGFRHEGLARRYLDVGGGWQDHEVYALTSEEWRYGPAPV